A window of the bacterium genome harbors these coding sequences:
- a CDS encoding adenylate/guanylate cyclase domain-containing protein: MGLLTDLNKEVEQILKEQWKTREGQVVPESEDLKLSNDAVILEGTVLYADLSGSTYLVDNYKQHFAAEIYKAYLHCAAKIIRSEGGVITAYDGDRVMAVYIGNTKNTSAVRTALKINYSVQYIIPPAMKKVYPDEKYTVSQVVGIDTSNLFIARTGIRGSNDLVWVGRAANHAAKLTSLSATYSTYITKEVYDVMLDSVKTSNGRSMWEIVRWSEMDNKTIYRSNFWWTIE; encoded by the coding sequence ATGGGATTGCTCACTGATCTTAATAAAGAAGTTGAACAAATCTTGAAAGAACAATGGAAAACAAGAGAAGGCCAAGTTGTTCCTGAATCTGAAGACTTAAAACTTTCAAATGATGCTGTAATCCTAGAAGGAACTGTTCTATATGCCGATCTTTCAGGATCAACATACTTAGTAGATAATTACAAGCAACACTTTGCAGCTGAAATATATAAAGCTTATTTGCATTGTGCAGCAAAAATTATAAGATCTGAAGGTGGAGTTATTACAGCATATGATGGGGACAGAGTTATGGCTGTTTATATTGGGAATACTAAAAATACTTCTGCTGTGCGAACTGCACTAAAAATAAATTATTCCGTACAATACATAATTCCTCCAGCGATGAAAAAAGTCTACCCCGATGAGAAATACACAGTCTCACAAGTTGTTGGCATAGATACTAGTAACTTATTTATAGCACGTACAGGTATTCGCGGATCAAATGATCTTGTTTGGGTTGGACGAGCTGCTAATCATGCTGCTAAACTAACCTCATTGTCAGCAACCTATTCGACATATATAACAAAAGAAGTTTATGATGTCATGCTTGATTCAGTAAAGACTTCAAATGGTCGATCAATGTGGGAAATTGTTCGTTGGT